One region of Armigeres subalbatus isolate Guangzhou_Male chromosome 3, GZ_Asu_2, whole genome shotgun sequence genomic DNA includes:
- the LOC134227313 gene encoding 26S proteasome non-ATPase regulatory subunit 11, which yields MAGAMMFDRAQSLQLNRQDLSTIAADLEVDENDEEQIRQKEQKILELGEAYKKEGKAKELADLIKVTRPFLSFLSKAKAAKLVRSLVDLFLDLEAETGIEVQLCKECIEWAKQEKRTFLRQSLEARLIALYFDTGMYTEALALGSQLLRELKKLDDKNLLVEVQLLESKTYHALSNLPKARAALTSARTTANAIYCAPKVQATLDLQSGILHAADERDFKTAFSYFYEAFEGFDSVQNSKALTALKYMLLCKIMLGQSDDVNQIVSGKLAITYSGRDIDAMKAVAQASHKRSLADFQDGLKQYKHELEDDVIVKAHLGTLYDTMLEQNLCRIIEPYARVEVSFIAKQIALPIAQVEKKLSQMILDKKFSGILDQGVGVLIVFEETPVDKTYDTALETIQHMGKVVDTLYQKAKKLT from the exons ATGGCTGGTGCAATGATGTTCGATCGCGCACAGTCGCTGCAGCTGAATCGCCAGGATCTGTCCACGATCGCCGCGGATCTCGAAGTGGATGAAAACGATGAAGAGCAAATCCGGCAGAAGGAGCAGAAAATTCTCGAGCTGGGTGAGGCGTACAAAAAAGAGGGCAAGGCCAAGGAGCTGGCTGACTTGATCAAGGTCACCAGACCATTTCTCAGTTTCCTGAGTAAGGCCAAGGCCGCCAAGCTAGTTCGATCGTTGGTGGATTTGTTCCTTGATTTGGAAGCGGAAACTGGCATCGAAGTTCAGCTCTGCAAGGAATGCATCGAGTGGGCCAAACAAGAAAAACGAACCTTCCTGCGGCAGTCGCTAGAGGCCCGATTGATCGCACTATATTTCGATACGGGAATGTACACGGAAGCGCTGGCTCTTGGCAGCCAGCTTTTACGGGAGTTGAAGAAGTTAGACGACAAGAATCTGCTTGTGGAAGTGCAGTTGCTGGAAAGCAAAACCTATCACGCGCTTAGTAATTTACCCAAG GCCCGCGCTGCGCTGACTTCGGCTCGTACGACAGCCAATGCGATCTACTGCGCCCCGAAGGTACAGGCCACGCTTGATTTGCAGTCCGGAATTTTGCACGCCGCCGATGAGAGAGATTTTAAGACCGCCTTCTCGTACTTTTACGAAGCTTTCGAGGGCTTCGACAGCGTGCAGAATTCAAAGGCACTGACCGCACTCAAGTATATGCTGCTGTGCAAGATCATGCTGGGCCAGAGCGATGACGTGAACCAGATTGTTAGCGGAAAATTG GCAATTACCTACTCCGGCCGGGATATCGACGCGATGAAAGCGGTCGCGCAAGCCTCGCACAAACGTTCGTTGGCCGACTTCCAGGATGGTCTGAAGCAGTACAAGCACGAACTGGAGGACGATGTCATCGTGAAGGCCCACTTGGGAACGCTGTACGACACCATGTTGGAGCAGAACCTGTGCCGTATCATCGAGCCGTACGCTCGTGTCGAGGTCAGCTTCATTGCCAAGCAAATCGCCCTGCCCATCGCCCAGGTCGAGAAGAAACTGTCGCAGATGATCCTGGACAAGAAGTTCAGCGGAATTCTCGACCAGGGAGTTGGCGTGCTGATCGTGTTCGAGGAAACTCCGGTGGACAAAACCTACGACACGGCCCTGGAGACGATACAGCACATGGGAAAGGTGGTAGACACGTTGTACCAGAAAGCCAAGAAACTGACGTAA